AATATTCCCTGGGAACCGTTGCTTTACCCTGTTCTACAATGGCAATGGGAAGTTCCGCGGGGCCCTGGTTCCAGCCCTGTTGCTGGCTGCCCTGACGGCAGCCTACCAGAATGATCAGGAGAAGTAAAAGTCCCGATCCGGTAATTGATTTATGGTTCATTATTATCTGTTTTAATTATTCTTTTTATATGCCGGTTTCTGATAGAGGTGCTGACTCCCCGTCGTTAGCATCAGGGCCGACGCATAACGTCAAAATGACCGATTCGGGATATTTTGGTAAACCGTTATATAAGTTGTATCCGGAAACCTACGGTAATAAGGTAAATTCGATTCTCCATGTTACCTGGCCATTGATCTAATTATATATCCGGCTGCTGTTTTTCCAAGGTCGGGACGTCAAACACCTGTCCGAAGTTTCTGAATGTCGATAACGCGGTTTCAAAAGCGCTCATTTTGTCCATTTTGCCTTCGCCAAAGCGATCCAGGTGATAAAGAAAGGTCTCCCACTTTAGCTGTGCGCTCTCACCATAGCCCGAAAAAAATGAAAATCCCTTTTCTATACCGCCTTTTTTTAGCATCTGCACGATATATGGCCCGCCGACAGTTGAACCTTCCAGAACATATAGTGCCGACATCGCCTGTAGGCTGTTGGTAATAATCGGTGGGACAGCGGCCGGTAGCGACCCAATCGTTCCTCCAAGCTGACCGATATCGGATAGGATGTGGGATGCATTCCTTCTCTCGTTATAATCCGGTAAGACATCTGGGGTTATGTAAGGAGTTGCCTCCTTTTCGACGGCTGAAAAATAGGCGTAAAAATATTTCAGCAACCGGACGTAATCCATATCGGTTTTTATGGCTTTGATATTCAGAACGACTTTTTTTTTCGACTTCCTGATGTATTTTTCTCGTAGATTCTTTTAATAGTTCACTTAGTTTCATTCTTTTTTAGATTAATGTTTACATGCCCTGCTGGACGGTAATTACTCGTTATGGAGCCAGGCCTTTTTGGCAAGCAGTTCTTCTTTGCTTTCCCTAACGTCCTCGTCATCCACACAGCAATCGACGGGACATACTGCCTGGCACTGCGGTTCATCGTGGAAGCCGGTACATTCCGTACATTTATCGGGCACGATATAGTAGACTTCGTCGGAGAGGGCTTCATGTTGCTCATCGGCATTTACCACCTGGCCATTTCCAAAATCTATCAGACCGCTCAGAGCAGTCCCATCTGAAAAGCGCCATTCGTAAGCAGCGTCGTAGATGGCATTATTTGGACATTCAGGCTCACAGGCTCCACAGTTGATACATTCATCGGTAATCTTAATTGCCATCTGTTTTAAAAAATTCGGTTTGTTATGCGCATTTATTATACTTATAAGGGGATGGAAAGCAACGGAATATTATTGCCCGATGCCATTATCCTGGTCTTGCTCCTGTGCACCAGCGAGCCCCAGAAACCGTACCTATAGGGAACCATAATCAGCAGGTCAGCCCCATATTCTTTGATTTCCCTGTTAATGGATCCGATTATTTCATCCGATTCGACGTTCTTGTAATAATATTGGATACCGTTCAATGCATTGTCCACTTCTTGGGCATGCTTTGATACCTTATCATTGGTTGTTAAAGTATTGATAACACTATTAACATGGAAAACTTCAACCTCTGAATTGAGATTGGATGCCAGTTCCTTTACCTGTTCAAGAACTTTGCTATGCACACCCCTGGCAAGGTCACATGCGAATAATACTTTCTTGATTCCATGGTATTTTACGGTTGCCGGAATGGCGATAACAGGAAACTTCAAATGGTGTATCGCAGCAGTTGTAGTATTTCCCATTAGATCCTGTTCAAGGGACTTTTCACGCATACCCATAACGATCAGTTCACCATGATGGATTTCGTAACATTTTTGCAGTTCTGCAATCATTTCCCCGGTCGCGATGTATGTGCTTACCTCGATTCCATAAGCCGATGCCAACTGAGACGCTGTCCGAGCCAGCTTATCTTTTTCATCCCTGTACATTTCATAAAAAGATGCTGCCGGAACCCGCGCGTTCAACGCGTGGATGGATACATGGTAAAGGTTGAACAGGACCAGGTCGAAATTCTGCTCAGCCGCCGCCGCAGCAGCATAGTTCATTGCATTCTTGGCTTCTATGGAATAATCCATAGCAACTATTATTGTCTTCATATTGTGTCTGCTTATAAATATTTTCAGCAAATCTGTGTGTAGCCTACCCGTTTAAGCTCAGCTTCTTATGGCATGCAAGCAGATTCCTATGCTATCACTCCGATAATAGCATACCCCCTTTCCGTTACGGCAAAGAATTTTATTAAACCTCATTGCTTATGGCGCTATTTCTATATGCATCCCATCCATGAATGCAGAGAGGGGCATCTGGCAGGCGAGCCTGCTATTGCTTTTTTCATTGAAGACCTCCGAAAGCAGCGCATATTCCACATCCGATTTTTCGGGTAGTGCCGATGTATCGCTGAGTATGTAGCAATGGCAGGTGGCGCACATGGCCATTCCCCCGCACATCGCTTCCATGGGCAGTTCGTAAGCCTTGCATATATCTTTCAGCGTAAGCCCCATATCCAGCGGGCATTCCAGTATGTGGACCTGGCCGCTCTGGTCGGTCACATTGATCGTTATGTCATTTTTAACCTCACCCATTATTCAATAGCTGTTACAACCTGTTTTTTCCGCCTCTTTCCTTGACCCGTCGAACCCGTCCACACCACTTACCGTAGTGTATTTCAGCACGAATTTTTTGTGGGGGTTCAATCGCTGGTAAATGCTCTGGCAGACTATAGCTGCTTCGTGGAAACCGCACAGGATAAGCTTCATCTTATACGGATAGGTGTTTACATCTCCAACAGCATAAACCCCGGGGATATTGGTACTGTAGTCCAGGGCATTGTTGACCTTAATGGCATTCTTCTCAAGTTCCAGTCCCCAGCCTGCAATCGGGCCAAGTTTTGGAACCAGACCGAACAGCGGTATGAAATAATCCGTTTCAATGGTCTCTGTCACACCTTCCTTCTCAATGGTGATGGCGACTAACTTCCCATTTCCCTGCAAATCGGTCACCTCGGCAGGTGTAATCAGGTGTATCCTCCCTTCGTGTTTTAGTTTCCTGACTTTCTCCACGGAATCCAGCGCTCCGCGGAACTCGTTCCGCCGATGGATCAGTGTCAGCGATGAGGTCAGTTCTGCCAGGTGGATTGTCCAGTCCAGTGCGGAGTCGCCTCCACCGGCGATGATCACCCGTTTCCCGGCGTAATCTTCCGGCCGCTTCACAAAATAGTTTACACCCTGTCCTCAAACCGCGCAAGGTTTTCCAAAGGAGGCTTTTTGGGTTCGAAGCTCCCCAGACCGCCGGCGATGACCACAGCTTTTGCCCGGTGGACCGTTCCTTTGTCCGTGATGACTTCAAAAAGATTTTCATCCAGTTTCTTTAAAGAAACAGCCTGTTCATTGAGCGTGAAGCCGGGTTGGAACTGCCTGATCTGCTCATAAAGATTATCGACGAGTTCGTCTGCCTGCACACTTGGAAATCCGGGAATATCGAAGATCGGCTTTTTGGGATACAGCTCGGAAAGCTGTCCGCCGATCTGCGGCAGCGCATCGATCAGGTGGCATTTCAACTTGAGCAGGCCCGCTTCAAATACCGTGAACAGACCTGTCGGACCAGATCCGATTATTAATATATCCGTTTCTATCATAGCTGTAATTTCGATGTCGGAACTGCTGCAATTATTCTGGTTGTTGCTATTTGGATGAGCAGGTCCAGTTTGTTTTTATATGTGTCCGAAATTTCCATTGGCCGTTCTCTGTCAAAGAGCTCGCTCTTCAAGACAGGTACACTGAACGGCAATGGCCATGCCCTGAGCGATTTAGCAATGGCGTCCATGGCATTGATGCCCTGCATGGCCTGCGCACCATCAGCCCAGCATATCAGTCCCACAGTCTTGTCGGTGAGGTAAGGTCTAATGTTCTTTGCGCTTATTTCGAGCCAGTCCAGACAATTTTTCATCACGCCCGGAATGCTCCCATGGTACAAGGGTGCAAGCCAGAAATGCACATCGGCTTCCAAAAAAAGATTGTTCATCATTTCCACACCTTTCGGGGTTTTGGTAAGGGTGGTATCAAACAGCGGGATACCACTATCTGCAAGGTTGAAAACCTTGCTTTCGACCCCTGCCTGCTCCAGTTTTTCCGTCAGGTATCCGGAAAGCAGTCCTGAGGTGGAAGATGTCCGTCTCTCCAGGGCTCCGTTAAATATTATTGCTTTCATTTATTGATGTTGTTATTTGAATATTACTTTGGGCATCCCGATCTCACCGTACATCAAGGCTTTCACAATGGGTTTGAGAAGATCTGTTGCCAGCATATAAAGTGTGGGCGGGAGTTCCGGCCTTGCTCTCACGACCACTTTCTTATCCCGGAATGGGGAGAGATCCACGGCCTTCACCCGGGATTTCCAGAGGTCAAGTTCGAGCGAAGGGATGTCCTTAAAATCAAAATAAGCGGCATTGCCATGCAATCTGTCGGCCAGCACCATATAGACCCATGATGGCAGGATGGCATCTACCGAACAATGTACGGCTACCGCTTTGCCTTTGAAGGCAGCAAAGTCGATCTCTCGGACTGCGGAACGGAACTCTTTCTCCTTGACGATCATCTCCATAAATAACAGTTGCTTGATGTCAAAATCTACGATCTCGATCGTAGGGCGAAAATCGATCAGGTCAAAGGCAACGATACCGGATGCTTCCACTTTGTTCACGAATGTTTCTGTAACCATGGATAAAATTTAGTCGGATAACATTGACGGCAAAACAATGCCGCATAGATGATTATTTGATTTTTGAAAGCGCCTCCGTATAGTTTTTCTCAA
The Sphingobacterium daejeonense genome window above contains:
- a CDS encoding biliverdin-producing heme oxygenase — its product is MDYVRLLKYFYAYFSAVEKEATPYITPDVLPDYNERRNASHILSDIGQLGGTIGSLPAAVPPIITNSLQAMSALYVLEGSTVGGPYIVQMLKKGGIEKGFSFFSGYGESAQLKWETFLYHLDRFGEGKMDKMSAFETALSTFRNFGQVFDVPTLEKQQPDI
- a CDS encoding 4Fe-4S dicluster domain-containing protein, which encodes MAIKITDECINCGACEPECPNNAIYDAAYEWRFSDGTALSGLIDFGNGQVVNADEQHEALSDEVYYIVPDKCTECTGFHDEPQCQAVCPVDCCVDDEDVRESKEELLAKKAWLHNE
- a CDS encoding universal stress protein, whose translation is MKTIIVAMDYSIEAKNAMNYAAAAAAEQNFDLVLFNLYHVSIHALNARVPAASFYEMYRDEKDKLARTASQLASAYGIEVSTYIATGEMIAELQKCYEIHHGELIVMGMREKSLEQDLMGNTTTAAIHHLKFPVIAIPATVKYHGIKKVLFACDLARGVHSKVLEQVKELASNLNSEVEVFHVNSVINTLTTNDKVSKHAQEVDNALNGIQYYYKNVESDEIIGSINREIKEYGADLLIMVPYRYGFWGSLVHRSKTRIMASGNNIPLLSIPL
- a CDS encoding 2Fe-2S iron-sulfur cluster-binding protein encodes the protein MGEVKNDITINVTDQSGQVHILECPLDMGLTLKDICKAYELPMEAMCGGMAMCATCHCYILSDTSALPEKSDVEYALLSEVFNEKSNSRLACQMPLSAFMDGMHIEIAP
- a CDS encoding NAD(P)/FAD-dependent oxidoreductase codes for the protein MKRPEDYAGKRVIIAGGGDSALDWTIHLAELTSSLTLIHRRNEFRGALDSVEKVRKLKHEGRIHLITPAEVTDLQGNGKLVAITIEKEGVTETIETDYFIPLFGLVPKLGPIAGWGLELEKNAIKVNNALDYSTNIPGVYAVGDVNTYPYKMKLILCGFHEAAIVCQSIYQRLNPHKKFVLKYTTVSGVDGFDGSRKEAEKTGCNSY
- a CDS encoding NAD(P)/FAD-dependent oxidoreductase, which encodes MIETDILIIGSGPTGLFTVFEAGLLKLKCHLIDALPQIGGQLSELYPKKPIFDIPGFPSVQADELVDNLYEQIRQFQPGFTLNEQAVSLKKLDENLFEVITDKGTVHRAKAVVIAGGLGSFEPKKPPLENLARFEDRV
- a CDS encoding NADPH-dependent FMN reductase; translation: MKAIIFNGALERRTSSTSGLLSGYLTEKLEQAGVESKVFNLADSGIPLFDTTLTKTPKGVEMMNNLFLEADVHFWLAPLYHGSIPGVMKNCLDWLEISAKNIRPYLTDKTVGLICWADGAQAMQGINAMDAIAKSLRAWPLPFSVPVLKSELFDRERPMEISDTYKNKLDLLIQIATTRIIAAVPTSKLQL
- a CDS encoding DUF2480 family protein, coding for MVTETFVNKVEASGIVAFDLIDFRPTIEIVDFDIKQLLFMEMIVKEKEFRSAVREIDFAAFKGKAVAVHCSVDAILPSWVYMVLADRLHGNAAYFDFKDIPSLELDLWKSRVKAVDLSPFRDKKVVVRARPELPPTLYMLATDLLKPIVKALMYGEIGMPKVIFK